In Paenibacillus sp. FSL M7-0420, a single genomic region encodes these proteins:
- a CDS encoding extracellular solute-binding protein produces MNTGTRKGPGLLKSTSILLLSALLLSACSGKLESGNSGKEAAAGNDPKPSAAVDESPLGKYDPPIEVSFVRDLGDVVENNVLGVLKDETIDNNRWTKLYEDQLGIKIKYNWIVKGSQTSDQYLQKINVTLASGDLPDVTPVNATQLKQLADSDQIEDMTALYEKYASPFTKKVLSGEGTSVFDAATFDGKLMAIPSLESSIERSMYIWIRTDWLEKLGMQPPKTMADVLAISEAFADKDPDGNGKKDTYGLGITKDLWGGAMGLEGFMAGYNAYPNIWLEDENGKLVYGSIQPEVKKALQVLQDMAKKGQLDQEFGVKDGGKVSELISAGKIGMEYGEQWNSIWPLQLNRDNDPKAQWQAFPIVSESGDTPKVPLKFSTTRFFAVKKGAAHPEAVIKLFNLHLEKNWGETAEFDKYFAPPEAESVWQLSPVTPYPVTKNVDAFREIDAARKAGDFSKLVGEAKTIQEKLESYASGTSEGFALWGWERIYGEQGSMGIADQYIKNEQFIQEKFVGAPTPTMVERKTTLEKQQNEMFVKIILGDPIDKFDQFVKDWQKLGGDQITQEVNEWYAATKK; encoded by the coding sequence ATGAACACAGGTACAAGAAAAGGTCCGGGCCTACTGAAGAGTACTTCCATCCTGTTGTTGTCTGCACTTCTACTGTCTGCATGCTCAGGCAAGCTGGAGTCTGGTAACAGCGGCAAGGAGGCGGCGGCCGGTAATGATCCGAAGCCAAGCGCAGCTGTAGATGAGAGTCCACTCGGCAAATACGATCCTCCGATTGAGGTGTCGTTCGTCAGAGATCTGGGCGATGTGGTAGAGAATAACGTGCTTGGCGTATTGAAGGATGAGACGATTGATAACAACCGCTGGACCAAGCTGTATGAGGATCAGCTCGGGATCAAGATTAAGTATAACTGGATTGTAAAGGGCAGCCAGACCTCCGACCAATATCTCCAGAAGATTAACGTTACGTTGGCCTCCGGGGATCTGCCGGATGTAACGCCGGTCAACGCCACCCAGCTGAAGCAATTGGCTGATTCGGACCAGATTGAGGATATGACGGCGTTATACGAAAAGTATGCTTCCCCATTCACCAAGAAGGTGCTGTCGGGAGAAGGCACGAGTGTGTTCGATGCGGCGACCTTTGACGGCAAGCTGATGGCTATCCCGAGCCTGGAATCCTCCATTGAACGCTCGATGTATATCTGGATCCGGACCGACTGGCTGGAGAAGCTCGGTATGCAGCCGCCGAAGACGATGGCGGATGTCCTGGCGATCTCTGAAGCGTTCGCCGATAAGGACCCTGACGGTAACGGCAAGAAGGACACCTATGGCCTTGGCATCACCAAGGATCTGTGGGGCGGGGCGATGGGACTGGAAGGCTTCATGGCCGGGTATAATGCCTATCCGAATATCTGGCTGGAGGATGAGAACGGCAAGCTGGTATACGGCAGTATTCAGCCGGAAGTGAAGAAAGCGCTCCAGGTGCTGCAGGATATGGCCAAGAAGGGCCAGCTGGACCAGGAATTCGGCGTCAAGGACGGAGGCAAGGTCTCCGAGCTGATCTCCGCCGGCAAGATCGGGATGGAATACGGCGAGCAGTGGAATTCCATCTGGCCGCTGCAGCTGAACCGAGACAATGATCCCAAGGCGCAGTGGCAGGCCTTCCCGATTGTCTCGGAATCGGGCGACACGCCGAAGGTGCCGCTGAAATTCAGCACGACCCGCTTTTTCGCGGTCAAGAAAGGCGCTGCCCATCCGGAAGCAGTGATCAAATTGTTCAACCTCCATCTGGAGAAGAATTGGGGCGAGACAGCCGAATTCGATAAATACTTTGCGCCGCCGGAAGCGGAGAGTGTCTGGCAGCTGTCTCCGGTAACGCCATATCCGGTAACGAAGAACGTAGACGCGTTCCGTGAGATTGATGCCGCCCGCAAGGCCGGTGACTTCTCGAAGCTGGTGGGGGAAGCTAAGACCATCCAGGAGAAGCTGGAATCGTATGCTTCAGGCACTTCGGAAGGCTTCGCCCTGTGGGGCTGGGAACGGATCTATGGCGAGCAGGGCTCCATGGGCATAGCCGACCAGTACATCAAGAATGAGCAGTTCATTCAGGAGAAGTTCGTCGGCGCTCCGACTCCGACCATGGTCGAGCGCAAGACAACGCTTGAGAAGCAGCAGAATGAAATGTTTGTCAAAATCATTCTGGGTGACCCTATCGATAAGTTCGACCAGTTCGTGAAGGACTGGCAGAAGCTGGGCGGCGATCAAATTACGCAAGAGGTCAACGAATGGTACGCAGCGACTAAGAAATAA
- a CDS encoding ABC transporter permease: protein MRTKLRKELPLHLMLLPGLVMIILFSYVPMAGVMIAFQKFIPAKGLFGDQKWVGLDNFEYVMNLPSFTQVLWNTLFISSLKLILGLIIPLVFAILLNELASNVIKRSVQTAIYLPYFLSWVVLGGILIDILSPSGGIVNEFLGWFGVSKIFFLGDNDWFPFTLIASDVWKNFGYGTIVYLAAITGIDPGLYEAATIDGANRWHKTWHITIPGIRMVIVLLSVLSLGQLLNAGFDQVFNLYSPQVYESGDILDTFVYRIGLLDAQYGVATAVGFFKSIISLTLISSSYFLAYRFAKYRIF, encoded by the coding sequence ATGAGAACAAAACTGCGAAAAGAACTGCCGCTTCATTTGATGCTTTTGCCGGGACTGGTGATGATCATTCTGTTCTCCTACGTCCCCATGGCCGGTGTCATGATCGCGTTCCAGAAATTCATCCCTGCCAAGGGCTTGTTCGGGGATCAGAAGTGGGTGGGTCTGGATAACTTCGAATATGTGATGAACCTGCCAAGCTTCACACAGGTGCTGTGGAATACGCTGTTTATTTCAAGTCTCAAGCTGATTCTGGGCCTGATTATTCCGCTGGTGTTCGCGATTCTGCTGAACGAGCTGGCCAGTAATGTAATCAAGCGTTCCGTACAGACAGCGATCTATCTGCCGTATTTCTTGTCCTGGGTCGTGCTTGGCGGCATCTTGATTGATATTCTGTCTCCATCGGGCGGGATTGTGAATGAATTCCTCGGATGGTTCGGTGTCTCCAAGATATTCTTCCTCGGCGACAATGACTGGTTCCCCTTCACGCTGATTGCTTCGGATGTGTGGAAGAACTTCGGCTACGGCACGATTGTATATCTGGCGGCCATAACGGGTATCGATCCCGGGTTATATGAAGCAGCTACCATTGACGGTGCGAACCGCTGGCACAAGACCTGGCATATTACCATTCCGGGCATCCGCATGGTCATCGTCCTGCTGTCGGTACTCAGTCTGGGACAGCTGTTGAATGCGGGCTTCGATCAGGTCTTCAATCTGTACAGTCCGCAGGTCTATGAGAGCGGGGATATCCTGGATACCTTCGTTTACCGGATCGGTCTGCTGGACGCACAGTACGGCGTAGCGACTGCCGTCGGCTTCTTTAAATCGATCATATCGCTTACCTTAATTTCCAGCTCGTATTTCCTGGCTTACCGTTTCGCCAAATACCGGATTTTTTAG
- a CDS encoding carbohydrate ABC transporter permease — MTTVHRSKKFDGISVLNATFLILVSLLCILPLIHIIAVSFSSSAAASAGYVRLWPVDFTFASYMYTMSRTEFWQSMLVSLTRIGIGTPLNLLLTILVAYPLSKESHALRFRSVYAWAFFVTMLFNGGLIPWYTTLKEYGLLDSIWALVLPGAVPVFSVVLLLNFFREIPKELEEAALIDGAGHFRTVWSIFVPISKPALATLALFSMVEHWNSWFDGLLLMGNPANYPLQSYIQTIVIQQNLSNMSRDAMLDLALISDRTLKSSQIFLGSLPIILAYPFLQKYFVKGIVLGSVKG, encoded by the coding sequence ATAACTACTGTTCACCGTTCAAAAAAGTTCGACGGGATATCGGTGCTGAACGCCACCTTTCTCATTCTGGTCTCACTGCTCTGTATCCTCCCGCTCATTCATATTATAGCGGTGTCCTTCAGCTCCAGCGCGGCCGCCTCCGCAGGGTATGTCAGGCTCTGGCCGGTAGATTTCACATTCGCCTCGTATATGTATACGATGAGCCGCACAGAATTCTGGCAGTCGATGCTTGTATCGCTGACCCGGATCGGGATTGGGACGCCGCTGAACCTGTTGCTGACGATCCTCGTGGCCTACCCGCTATCCAAGGAATCACACGCTCTGCGGTTCCGCAGCGTCTATGCCTGGGCCTTCTTCGTCACGATGCTGTTCAACGGCGGGCTGATCCCCTGGTATACCACGCTCAAGGAGTACGGCCTGCTGGATTCCATCTGGGCGCTGGTGCTGCCCGGCGCAGTTCCTGTGTTCAGTGTGGTGCTGCTGCTTAACTTCTTCAGGGAGATTCCGAAGGAGCTGGAAGAGGCGGCGCTGATTGACGGGGCCGGCCACTTCCGGACGGTCTGGTCTATCTTCGTGCCGATCTCCAAGCCGGCGCTGGCTACACTGGCCTTGTTCTCGATGGTGGAACACTGGAACAGCTGGTTCGACGGCCTGCTGCTCATGGGGAATCCGGCCAACTATCCGCTGCAGAGCTATATTCAGACGATTGTAATCCAGCAGAACCTGTCGAATATGTCGCGCGATGCCATGCTTGATCTGGCGCTGATCTCGGACCGGACGCTGAAGTCTTCCCAGATCTTCCTCGGCTCCCTGCCGATTATTCTGGCCTATCCGTTCCTGCAGAAATATTTCGTGAAGGGGATTGTACTCGGCAGTGTCAAAGGTTAA
- a CDS encoding sensor histidine kinase: protein MLFKKDYSLRNTIFLRLIVTFLLIMLPILVFAAYLYQWIVQTASSDIRSSASAQTVFYLNDMENEIERMKLLQYSLLEDEDLNKLALTWETLPTIDRTENLNSLMKRLFIVQNSSTYIKDVRVHIMTIGRTISSVGGVREIELKRFREIRSVFGDRRSQVIEWDGGLYLSAMKQRGIKGAEPLLTVEIELDTQELRAALGQFNTYPGSGTLLLSDSARFALYSMTGGLAQAEPSQYARDIRAVASGERLRIAGAPYYIVQTGSQELGLSIYRIIPEAIIKNPLSKFYTWAWVFAVAALAIIIAFALSTYKFIHKPMLTLVKSFRRMEQGDLDIHIQHESKDEFRYLYSRFNQMVSNLHSLIDQVYKQKIMAQRAELKQLQSQINPHFLYNSFFILNTMAKTGDTERIEQLTTMLGEYFQFVTRNASDLVSLEQEIHHARMYTEIQAMRFSRRIGVRFDALSEELKKVPVPRLIVQPIIENAFKHSLEKKAMEGLIIVRFEQEDACIRIIVEDNGDRLTDDTLAQLKESLHVYQEHAETTGLVNIHRRIRITFGEESGLLADRSELGGLRVTILLRAGGENADVQDAYR, encoded by the coding sequence TTGTTGTTCAAAAAGGATTACTCACTGCGCAATACAATATTTCTGCGGCTGATTGTGACCTTTCTGCTCATTATGCTGCCTATTCTTGTCTTCGCCGCTTATTTGTACCAGTGGATTGTGCAAACGGCCAGCAGCGATATCCGAAGCTCGGCCAGCGCGCAGACCGTCTTCTATTTAAATGATATGGAGAATGAGATCGAGCGGATGAAGCTGCTGCAATACAGCCTGCTGGAGGATGAGGATCTGAACAAGCTGGCTCTGACCTGGGAGACGCTGCCGACCATTGACCGCACGGAGAATCTGAACTCGCTGATGAAGCGGCTGTTCATCGTGCAGAACAGCAGCACGTATATCAAGGACGTCAGGGTTCATATCATGACTATAGGCCGGACCATCTCATCAGTCGGCGGCGTGCGTGAGATTGAACTGAAGCGCTTCCGCGAGATCCGCTCGGTCTTCGGGGACCGCCGTTCCCAGGTGATTGAGTGGGATGGCGGCCTGTACCTTAGTGCGATGAAGCAGCGGGGCATCAAGGGGGCGGAGCCGCTGCTGACGGTCGAGATTGAGCTGGACACCCAGGAGCTGCGGGCGGCGCTGGGCCAATTCAATACGTATCCCGGCAGTGGAACGCTGCTGCTCTCCGATAGTGCGAGATTCGCGCTCTATAGCATGACCGGCGGGCTGGCGCAGGCAGAACCGTCCCAGTATGCCCGGGATATCCGCGCGGTGGCCTCCGGGGAGAGGCTGAGGATCGCAGGTGCGCCTTATTATATCGTCCAGACCGGCTCACAGGAGCTTGGCTTGTCCATCTACCGGATCATCCCGGAGGCTATTATCAAGAATCCGCTGAGCAAATTCTATACCTGGGCCTGGGTGTTTGCCGTGGCTGCGCTTGCTATCATCATTGCTTTTGCACTATCGACCTACAAGTTCATTCATAAGCCGATGCTGACGCTGGTGAAGAGCTTCCGGAGAATGGAGCAGGGCGATCTGGACATTCATATCCAGCATGAGTCGAAGGATGAATTCCGTTATCTGTACAGCCGCTTCAACCAGATGGTCAGCAATCTGCACTCCCTGATCGACCAGGTGTACAAGCAGAAGATTATGGCCCAGCGGGCAGAGCTGAAGCAGCTGCAATCACAGATTAACCCGCATTTTCTGTATAACAGCTTCTTCATTCTGAACACAATGGCGAAGACCGGCGATACCGAGCGGATCGAACAGCTTACTACGATGCTAGGGGAATACTTCCAGTTTGTCACCCGGAACGCTTCCGATCTGGTGTCATTGGAGCAGGAGATTCACCATGCAAGGATGTATACAGAGATTCAGGCCATGCGCTTCTCCCGCAGAATTGGGGTCCGGTTCGATGCCTTGTCGGAGGAGCTGAAGAAGGTGCCCGTTCCGCGGCTGATTGTGCAGCCGATTATTGAGAACGCGTTCAAGCACAGCCTGGAAAAGAAGGCCATGGAGGGCCTGATCATTGTGCGTTTTGAGCAGGAGGATGCATGTATCCGCATCATTGTGGAGGACAACGGGGACCGGCTGACCGATGACACACTGGCGCAATTGAAAGAGTCCCTTCATGTCTATCAGGAGCATGCGGAGACCACCGGCCTAGTGAATATTCACCGGCGCATCCGCATAACCTTCGGGGAAGAGAGCGGCTTGCTGGCGGACCGGAGTGAGCTGGGCGGACTAAGGGTAACCATCCTGCTTAGAGCTGGAGGTGAGAATGCTGATGTACAGGATGCTTATCGTTGA
- a CDS encoding response regulator transcription factor: MYRMLIVDDEEIITDGLAVIFGKMALELDIYKAYSGREALNLLHRTRVDIVLSDICMPEMDGLELMEHIRRSWPQCKIVFLTGHSDFNYVYQAIQAPGVQYVLKNEGYPKLIEAVMRALQELNDTMQVNDLIRESKEQLNTLETLAQGDYFRHLIHSVKADQDMAGDFVRLNIPLDASRPVLIALGSISDPESSRTYMDRRETALAVKFLSEKLLKERTVSLGVIDRYGDLIWLIQPGGTGEASQPEDLEQIIKFLEGTFELIQQSCRESLEVGMAITLSAEECTWSRLQVVYDKARQVQHYRAGDGERMVQKVQLNEAAAPDTVRDRFMQGKVETLAAHLEAGRKEEFLRLFGEMAEPAGQECARGNPYLTELYYTIALMLMSYTNRWEADQEIGASGLMQLEVHRTWGEAFRYLEDTAGNLFSVRRSGEQKRAAGVIDRICLYIEENLDQDLSLVRLADLIHFNPSYLSRLFKQERGINLSEYIEELRVRQAKELLRRGELKVAEVGSRIGYVTPQSFTRVFKKWTGTTPQEYRADVVSG; this comes from the coding sequence ATGTACAGGATGCTTATCGTTGATGATGAAGAGATTATCACAGATGGACTGGCGGTAATTTTCGGCAAAATGGCGCTTGAGCTGGACATCTACAAGGCCTACTCGGGCCGTGAAGCGCTAAATCTGCTGCACCGGACCCGGGTGGATATTGTCCTGTCTGATATCTGCATGCCCGAGATGGACGGGCTGGAGCTGATGGAGCATATCCGCCGGAGCTGGCCGCAATGCAAAATCGTCTTCCTGACCGGACACAGCGACTTCAATTATGTCTACCAGGCGATTCAGGCTCCGGGCGTCCAGTATGTGCTCAAGAATGAAGGTTATCCGAAGCTGATTGAAGCGGTGATGCGTGCGCTGCAGGAATTGAACGACACCATGCAGGTGAATGATCTGATCCGTGAATCCAAGGAGCAGCTGAATACGCTGGAGACCTTGGCACAGGGCGATTATTTCCGCCATCTCATTCACAGCGTCAAGGCGGATCAGGATATGGCCGGGGACTTCGTCCGTCTGAACATTCCGCTGGATGCTTCGCGGCCGGTGCTGATCGCACTTGGCAGCATCAGTGATCCTGAATCCTCGCGCACCTATATGGACCGCCGGGAGACGGCGCTTGCGGTCAAGTTCCTGTCGGAGAAGCTGCTGAAGGAGCGGACGGTCAGCCTTGGGGTGATCGACCGGTACGGTGACCTGATCTGGCTGATTCAGCCGGGCGGGACGGGAGAGGCTTCGCAGCCGGAAGATTTGGAGCAGATAATTAAATTTCTGGAAGGCACCTTCGAGCTGATTCAGCAGTCGTGCAGGGAATCGCTGGAGGTCGGGATGGCCATCACGCTCAGTGCGGAGGAGTGTACCTGGTCCAGGCTTCAGGTAGTATACGATAAAGCGAGGCAGGTTCAGCATTACCGGGCAGGAGACGGAGAGCGGATGGTGCAGAAGGTGCAGCTGAATGAAGCGGCGGCGCCGGATACCGTGCGTGACCGGTTCATGCAGGGCAAGGTGGAGACGCTGGCTGCGCATCTGGAGGCGGGCCGGAAGGAGGAATTCCTCCGGCTGTTTGGGGAGATGGCTGAACCGGCGGGGCAGGAATGCGCGCGGGGCAACCCTTATTTGACTGAGCTGTATTACACCATTGCTCTGATGCTCATGTCGTATACCAACAGATGGGAAGCGGACCAGGAGATCGGGGCAAGCGGGCTGATGCAGCTGGAGGTCCACCGGACATGGGGAGAAGCCTTCCGCTATCTGGAGGACACCGCCGGGAATCTGTTCTCTGTCCGCAGGAGCGGCGAGCAGAAGCGGGCGGCGGGTGTTATCGACCGGATCTGCCTATATATAGAAGAGAATCTCGACCAGGACCTGTCGCTGGTCCGTCTGGCCGATCTGATCCACTTCAATCCCTCCTATCTGTCCCGCCTGTTCAAGCAGGAACGGGGAATCAATCTGTCCGAGTATATCGAGGAGCTGCGCGTCCGCCAGGCCAAGGAGCTGCTGCGCAGAGGGGAGCTGAAGGTCGCCGAGGTCGGCTCGCGGATCGGCTACGTCACCCCGCAATCCTTCACGCGGGTCTTCAAAAAGTGGACCGGAACCACGCCGCAGGAATACCGTGCGGATGTGGTTAGCGGGTAA
- a CDS encoding glycosyl hydrolase family 8, whose translation MNTTEGSFYTGEYRNLFLENGLRPEAIQQRLEDTWNEMFYGAPDVRLYHTMDDDKGYIVDTGNTDVRTEGMSYGMMMAVQMDKKEEFDRLWNFAKVFMQHTEGRYKDYFAWHCKLDGTRLSPGPAPDGEEFFAMALFFASRRWGDGAAPFNYSEQARIILRACVHKGEDGEGDPMWDPATRLIKFIPETPFSDPSYHLPHFYDLFALEADEADRAFWKDAAAKSRDYLHLACHPVTGLSPEYANYDGTPADPQPHGDFRHFFSDAYRVAANIGLDYEWFRCDPWQVEQSNRIQAFFRDIDPADYRRYTIDGQPFDELSLHPVGLLSTLAMASLAADGPDAGHFVKLFWDTPLRTGERRYYDNCLYFFTMLALSGNYRIYL comes from the coding sequence ATGAATACTACAGAGGGGTCTTTTTACACAGGAGAGTACAGAAATCTGTTTCTTGAGAATGGACTGCGTCCGGAGGCCATTCAGCAGCGGCTGGAAGATACCTGGAACGAAATGTTCTACGGCGCCCCTGATGTCCGGCTCTATCATACTATGGATGATGATAAGGGTTATATCGTAGATACAGGTAATACCGATGTGCGCACAGAGGGCATGTCCTACGGGATGATGATGGCGGTTCAGATGGATAAAAAGGAGGAGTTCGACCGGCTCTGGAATTTCGCCAAGGTATTCATGCAGCATACGGAGGGCCGTTACAAGGATTATTTCGCCTGGCATTGTAAACTGGATGGTACACGGCTGTCTCCCGGCCCCGCGCCGGATGGAGAGGAGTTCTTCGCGATGGCACTGTTCTTCGCTTCCCGCCGCTGGGGTGACGGGGCCGCGCCGTTCAATTATTCCGAGCAGGCCAGAATTATTCTCCGCGCTTGTGTGCACAAGGGAGAAGACGGGGAAGGCGATCCGATGTGGGACCCGGCGACCCGGCTGATCAAGTTCATCCCGGAGACTCCGTTCAGCGATCCCTCCTATCATTTGCCGCATTTCTATGATTTGTTTGCGCTGGAAGCGGATGAAGCAGACCGGGCGTTCTGGAAGGATGCGGCTGCCAAGAGTCGGGATTACCTACACCTGGCCTGCCACCCGGTTACCGGGCTGTCGCCGGAATACGCCAACTATGACGGAACTCCGGCGGACCCTCAACCGCATGGCGATTTCCGCCACTTTTTCAGTGATGCTTACCGGGTCGCCGCCAACATCGGGCTGGATTATGAATGGTTCCGCTGCGATCCTTGGCAGGTAGAGCAGTCTAACCGCATTCAGGCTTTCTTCCGCGATATCGATCCGGCTGATTACCGGCGGTATACCATTGACGGTCAGCCGTTTGACGAGCTGTCCCTGCATCCGGTCGGCCTGCTATCCACGCTGGCCATGGCCTCGCTTGCCGCCGATGGCCCCGATGCCGGTCATTTCGTCAAGCTATTCTGGGACACCCCGCTGCGCACCGGAGAACGGCGGTATTACGACAACTGTCTATACTTCTTCACCATGCTGGCGCTGAGCGGGAATTACCGGATTTACTTGTAA
- a CDS encoding family 43 glycosylhydrolase has protein sequence MNEVAELMKLTVYTRIPNQDYTGSLANSVHMACTDDPNEFQPLNRNYGLLFAVATVDEKNVIHEKGLKNPYLFRTQDGAFGMIAVRIDASGEDDGESRGQILLWTSPDLVTFDAQRLVRLDHERYVKEAVCALDSTGGYEIRWKDNDGNYYVNRLADLRKPEGISPPEPAEAFTAERPAQPLPGTRPGNVLTVDGPTGRKVQAAWIPVHNTGIRVAEQVSVHSAAELAKVRATALYSDGSTADKRVDWDTAGIDFTLPGTHTIHGKVVTYDLPFPLASGYADPVILPWNGRYYFLATNDNVNNIGIYVRVADTLQDLFAPGFQEAVILDLNEELNFIQTFWAPEFHVIGGELYILFAVGGKVWGPQCHLMKLNPGGDIMKAGDWSTPVRVKRMDGTPLAADGITLDMTYFKVDNTSCVVWSYRKGIGTPLDTGSMLYIATVDEANPAVLTSEPVLLSRPLLGWENVQGTINNEGPYPLLTEDTVYIAYSGGAATGYTYAVGWLSIPRGGDVLDAGAWSKAATPALSYYSLDGVYGPGHNSFFRDTDGTMLVLYHGEEQLVKHGTRCSAIHRVHYNSNGVPLLDVAGDRDVHPDYAECTIQVTVLA, from the coding sequence ATGAATGAGGTTGCAGAGCTAATGAAGCTTACAGTCTACACGCGCATACCGAACCAGGATTACACTGGGTCTCTCGCCAACAGTGTTCATATGGCCTGTACAGATGACCCTAACGAATTTCAGCCGCTGAACCGGAACTATGGCCTATTATTTGCCGTGGCCACCGTGGATGAGAAGAATGTGATTCATGAAAAAGGACTCAAAAACCCCTATCTGTTCCGCACACAGGATGGTGCTTTCGGGATGATTGCGGTAAGGATTGACGCCTCGGGGGAGGATGACGGGGAGAGCAGGGGGCAGATTCTGCTGTGGACCTCGCCGGATCTGGTGACCTTCGATGCTCAGCGGCTTGTCCGGCTAGACCATGAACGGTATGTAAAAGAAGCCGTCTGCGCACTGGACAGCACTGGCGGGTATGAGATCCGCTGGAAGGACAACGACGGCAACTATTATGTGAACCGGCTGGCTGACCTGCGGAAGCCGGAAGGGATCTCGCCGCCGGAGCCTGCGGAAGCCTTCACCGCAGAGCGGCCCGCCCAGCCGCTGCCCGGAACCCGTCCGGGGAATGTGCTGACCGTGGATGGCCCCACCGGCCGCAAGGTCCAGGCGGCCTGGATCCCGGTGCATAACACCGGTATTCGCGTGGCGGAGCAGGTCAGTGTCCACTCCGCCGCCGAATTGGCAAAGGTCAGAGCCACAGCGCTATATTCGGACGGCTCCACTGCCGATAAGCGGGTGGACTGGGATACCGCAGGGATTGATTTCACCTTGCCAGGAACTCATACCATACATGGCAAAGTGGTCACTTACGACTTGCCGTTCCCGTTAGCAAGCGGCTATGCAGACCCTGTAATTCTCCCCTGGAACGGCAGGTATTACTTCCTGGCTACCAATGACAATGTCAATAATATCGGCATCTATGTCCGCGTGGCAGATACTTTACAGGACTTATTCGCTCCGGGCTTCCAGGAAGCCGTTATACTGGACCTGAATGAGGAGCTGAACTTCATCCAGACCTTCTGGGCACCGGAATTCCATGTCATCGGCGGGGAGCTGTACATCCTGTTCGCTGTTGGCGGCAAGGTATGGGGACCGCAATGCCATCTGATGAAGCTGAACCCCGGCGGAGATATTATGAAGGCCGGAGATTGGAGCACGCCGGTCCGGGTGAAGCGGATGGACGGCACTCCTTTGGCCGCAGACGGCATTACGCTGGATATGACTTATTTCAAGGTAGACAACACCTCATGTGTTGTCTGGTCTTACCGCAAAGGAATCGGAACGCCGCTGGATACCGGCTCCATGCTGTATATCGCCACTGTAGATGAAGCGAACCCGGCGGTATTAACCAGTGAGCCGGTGCTGCTGTCGCGTCCGCTGCTCGGCTGGGAGAATGTTCAGGGCACCATCAACAACGAAGGCCCGTATCCGCTCCTGACGGAAGATACCGTGTATATTGCCTATTCCGGCGGGGCGGCAACAGGGTATACCTATGCGGTAGGCTGGTTAAGCATTCCACGGGGCGGCGATGTTCTGGATGCCGGTGCCTGGAGCAAGGCGGCTACGCCAGCACTTTCTTATTATTCGCTGGATGGGGTGTACGGCCCGGGGCATAATTCCTTTTTCCGGGATACAGACGGTACTATGCTAGTTCTCTACCACGGGGAAGAGCAGTTGGTGAAGCATGGAACGAGATGCTCGGCGATCCACAGAGTCCATTACAACAGTAACGGCGTACCCTTGCTCGATGTGGCCGGGGATAGAGATGTACACCCGGATTACGCCGAGTGCACGATACAGGTGACTGTGCTTGCTTAG